In a single window of the Colius striatus isolate bColStr4 chromosome 21, bColStr4.1.hap1, whole genome shotgun sequence genome:
- the CPLANE2 gene encoding ciliogenesis and planar polarity effector 2: MAAREGSVLEPGWLLSPAGRPYLDSILHKNRRRVFGVLERPALPPALAAPTVTYKLFLSGKSGVGKTALAATLAGTPAPPVHHETLGIETTTVYWPAKPRASGRPVIFQLHFWDCGDSALRKFEYLMPACKEEADAVLFLFSFIDRSSFEDLPAQMSRVLGPEEGNLVRVVVGTKFDLSPQADVTERDVEAFEGRWGLQVLRVGSTPGARGARRGLAQVAPLLDALVESLWRRDQIAAGITPEDEGLPPT; this comes from the exons ATGGCGGCGCGGGAGGGCTCGGTGCTGGAGCCGGGATGGCTCCTCTCCCCCGCCGGCCGCCCCTACCTGGACTCCATCCTGCACAAGAACCGGCGCAGAGTGTTCG GAGTGCTGGAGCGCCCGGCGCTGCCCCCCGCATTGGCCGCCCCCACCGTCACCTACAAACTGTTCCTCTCGGGCAAGAGCGGAGTGGGCAAAACGGCTTTGGCGGCCACGCTGGCTGGGACCCCTGCGCCCCCCGTGCACCACGAGACCCTGG GCATCGAGACCACCACAGTGTACTGGCCGGCCAAGCCACGGGCCAGCGGCCGCCCCGTCATCTTCCAGCTCCATTTCTGGGACTGCGGGGACAGTGCCCTGAGGAAGTTTGAGTATCTGATGCCC GCTTGTAAGGAGGAAGCGGATGCcgtcctcttcctcttctccttcatCGACCGCTCGTCCTTCGAGGATCTGCCGGCCCAGATGAGCCGTGTGCTCGGCCCCGAGGAGGGGAACCTCGTCAGGGTGGTCGTTGGCACCAA ATTCGACCTGTCCCCACAAGCGGACGTGACAGAGAGAGACGTGGAGGCCTTTGAGGGGAGGTGGGGGCTGCAGGTGCTGCGGGTGGGCAGCACGCCGGGGGCCAGGGGGGCACGCAGGGggctggcacaggttgcccccCTCCTTGATGCCCTGGTCGAGAGCCTCTGGCGTCGGGACCAAATTGCTGCTGGCATCACCCCAGAGGATGAGGGGCTCCCCCCTACCTGA